In the Candidatus Brocadiia bacterium genome, one interval contains:
- a CDS encoding Zn-ribbon domain-containing OB-fold protein has protein sequence MFEKKLSNNGVKRWSGKMEVSYIYTTGVAGQRFFKELKEKESILGTECKKCKLVYLPPRLYCERCFSRLDTWKKAPSKGTIYSYAVTHVDLNGEPANRPVITALINFKGFHGGLVHKIEEIAPDEVKIGMVVKPVFEEKAKRQGGITDIKYFAPV, from the coding sequence ATGTTTGAAAAGAAACTCAGTAATAACGGAGTAAAAAGATGGTCCGGTAAGATGGAGGTTAGTTATATTTACACTACCGGCGTAGCCGGCCAAAGATTCTTTAAGGAACTTAAGGAAAAGGAAAGTATTTTAGGCACGGAATGCAAAAAATGCAAGCTGGTTTATCTGCCGCCCAGGCTTTATTGCGAGCGCTGCTTTAGCAGGCTGGATACATGGAAAAAAGCTCCATCCAAAGGTACGATATACAGCTATGCGGTGACTCATGTTGATCTTAATGGGGAACCGGCTAATCGCCCTGTAATTACCGCGCTGATTAATTTTAAAGGATTCCACGGTGGACTGGTCCACAAAATTGAGGAAATAGCACCGGACGAAGTCAAAATCGGTATGGTCGTCAAGCCGGTATTTGAGGAAAAAGCTAAAAGGCAGGGTGGTATTACCGATATTAAATATTTTGCTCCCGTATAA
- a CDS encoding DUF2851 family protein, which translates to MNWIDKYLSGAGCYQQLRQKSGISRGQFLVLDRENDFEGITERFVQYLWAEREPRNIKYKTVAGRAVEVVSPGFWNARKGPDFTAARIRIGGKVCSGDVEIHLYSSDWYGHKHHLDKTYDRTILHIAFWQDAAGTAIKNSTGKIIPQLILSPFMSARMEEMEKLLELIPETMNNYRYGGAGICCPQIKDNGRPVSELLEMAGQDRLLSRINALDSEKSDLDDSLYRGMMRAMGYRNNQSSFLGLARAVDIKMIKRHISPYLTDEYPLVIQAMLLNSAGFLENVRSLTSDAETTTYLDALDSISGDLAELPAAKNLKWDFGGTRPANYPHRRIAGVSYILARQLGTCSSLVESVIDLLRLQVLPAVRIDGLRAMFSVGPEGYWSDRSSFSSRRFLHPASLVGAQRADDVIVNIVIPFAFLYCSRNEDGNLARAVMDFYRNFPALADNHITEFMRHRMFDEDTARYNVVVSTALRQQGLLQVFNDFCCKGIEGCENCGFNRSLMSGVHTFDGAQNIT; encoded by the coding sequence ATGAATTGGATAGACAAATATCTGTCCGGGGCGGGATGCTATCAGCAACTCCGGCAGAAGTCCGGCATTTCTCGCGGCCAGTTCCTGGTTCTGGACCGGGAAAATGATTTTGAAGGGATTACCGAACGGTTTGTCCAGTATCTTTGGGCTGAGCGGGAGCCGCGTAATATAAAATACAAAACAGTTGCCGGACGGGCCGTCGAGGTGGTTTCCCCCGGTTTTTGGAATGCCCGTAAAGGACCGGACTTCACCGCGGCCCGGATCCGTATCGGCGGCAAGGTTTGTTCCGGCGACGTGGAAATCCATCTCTATTCCTCGGATTGGTACGGGCACAAGCACCATCTTGACAAAACATACGACCGCACCATTCTGCATATCGCCTTCTGGCAGGATGCCGCCGGCACGGCCATAAAAAACTCAACCGGTAAAATAATACCTCAGCTGATACTTTCACCTTTTATGAGCGCCCGCATGGAAGAGATGGAAAAACTGCTTGAACTCATACCCGAAACCATGAACAACTATCGTTATGGCGGCGCGGGTATTTGTTGTCCGCAGATTAAAGATAATGGACGTCCTGTCTCGGAACTGCTGGAAATGGCCGGTCAGGACAGGCTCCTGTCCAGGATTAACGCATTGGATTCGGAGAAATCAGATTTAGATGATAGCCTCTACCGCGGTATGATGAGGGCTATGGGTTACAGGAATAACCAGTCTTCTTTTTTAGGGCTGGCCCGGGCAGTGGATATCAAGATGATAAAGCGCCATATCAGTCCTTACCTGACGGATGAATATCCGCTGGTTATCCAGGCTATGCTTCTCAATTCCGCCGGATTCCTGGAAAATGTCCGTTCACTCACCAGCGATGCTGAAACAACCACCTACCTTGATGCATTGGATAGCATCAGTGGCGACCTGGCCGAGTTGCCCGCGGCAAAAAACCTCAAGTGGGATTTCGGCGGCACCCGTCCGGCCAACTATCCGCACCGGCGCATCGCCGGCGTAAGCTATATACTGGCCCGCCAGCTCGGTACCTGTTCATCGCTGGTTGAAAGCGTCATTGATTTGCTCCGGTTACAGGTACTGCCGGCCGTCAGGATAGACGGCTTACGGGCGATGTTTAGCGTCGGACCGGAAGGTTACTGGTCGGATAGGAGCAGTTTCAGCTCCCGGCGTTTCTTGCATCCGGCGTCGCTGGTCGGCGCCCAGCGGGCCGATGACGTCATTGTTAATATTGTTATTCCTTTTGCGTTTTTGTATTGCAGCCGGAACGAGGATGGTAATCTTGCCCGGGCAGTGATGGATTTCTATCGCAACTTTCCTGCTCTGGCCGATAATCACATCACTGAATTCATGCGCCACCGGATGTTTGATGAAGATACCGCCCGCTACAATGTCGTTGTAAGCACGGCGCTCAGGCAACAGGGGTTGTTGCAAGTGTTCAACGATTTCTGTTGCAAGGGAATAGAAGGGTGTGAAAATTGCGGTTTTAACCGGTCACTAATGTCCGGCGTGCATACGTTCGATGGTGCTCAAAATATCACGTAA
- a CDS encoding F420-dependent NADP oxidoreductase, translating to MKRIIIIGAGKVGQVLGRLLNRSDRYRTTAVYCRNKKHSLEAARFIGRGVRAFDDPAKAVANGDIIFITTPDKDIQKVCDRLAEKADLKGKTVIHCSGNFPSTVLGSARLKGACIGSMHPLQTFAAPAESVIIFPGTYCACEGDRRIMPAIKDIVKSIGGVPVSIGFDIKPLYHAAGVLLSNYLVTLMDIGHKLLRRSGFSPAQAAKALLPLVHGAINNIDRLGTAGALTGPISRGDVITIGDHLKSIRRFLPAYVELYKVLGRDTVRLALEKKTISSQQARHMRKLFD from the coding sequence ATGAAACGGATTATTATCATCGGCGCCGGCAAAGTCGGCCAGGTATTGGGTCGGTTACTTAATCGTTCGGATCGGTATCGCACAACGGCCGTCTACTGCCGCAACAAAAAACACAGCCTTGAAGCGGCCCGGTTTATCGGCAGGGGCGTAAGGGCTTTTGATGATCCGGCCAAAGCCGTTGCCAATGGCGATATTATTTTTATAACCACGCCTGATAAAGATATTCAAAAAGTCTGCGATCGTTTGGCTGAAAAGGCTGACTTAAAAGGCAAAACCGTTATTCACTGCTCCGGTAATTTTCCCAGCACGGTGTTGGGCAGCGCCCGTTTGAAAGGCGCTTGTATCGGCTCGATGCATCCGCTTCAGACTTTTGCCGCGCCGGCCGAATCAGTTATAATTTTCCCCGGTACCTACTGCGCCTGCGAGGGCGACAGGCGGATAATGCCTGCAATAAAAGATATTGTCAAATCTATCGGCGGCGTACCGGTTTCGATAGGTTTTGATATCAAACCTCTATATCATGCGGCCGGAGTGCTCCTGTCCAATTACCTGGTTACTCTTATGGATATTGGTCATAAGTTACTGCGCCGCAGCGGTTTCAGTCCCGCTCAGGCGGCCAAAGCGCTTTTGCCCCTGGTTCACGGTGCCATTAACAATATTGACAGGCTCGGGACCGCCGGTGCATTGACCGGTCCTATCTCCAGGGGTGATGTCATCACAATTGGCGACCACCTTAAATCTATCCGCCGGTTTTTACCCGCTTACGTCGAATTATATAAAGTGCTGGGGCGCGATACCGTGCGCCTGGCCTTGGAGAAAAAAACCATTTCTTCGCAACAAGCACGCCATATGCGGAAATTATTTGATTAA
- a CDS encoding tetratricopeptide repeat protein translates to MIVCPKCNLENSDDSKHCDCGYDFETKTVSNDTHNSNIILVDQSFIDLKSQIFLLFPICLILSELLVDVTFARGLQMIGSLMWLITLGFDVKEINLAREQRGQSKLINGVVLIFGGWLLFFITYPLWLFARAKYFSIGKITAISGTILMLVFIAMLGIPRWMHKGGELSMEDRDAFKTIMLSVLQNENGLTQKIHKDFWSIMDKNMAKNGELSKDQMKFMRESVVGLVSTYQKYFWEDALQSLKNSSPYKSKDRGNYEDYLLKNKLANAERIKRNNDLMQLIVDRVPVSFSPTEQKIVVTEEMAKTLLNNLDGSTRRLDNLFNRNYSKFEQEVKNPTETEALASSLEIMTQASTFFNSNDYKKASELYEKAILLYPNNELAYVLLGKCYAELGDREKAKKSYEKALVINPLYPATYLNLGTLYYDARDTEKAIYYWNKTVQIDADFVSAYKNLSILYAEMGDYNKLIDIYKNIVRIEPNNFEEYNKYGIVCDKVGDSGQAITCYNESIRLNPKYGFAYGNRGLAYYNKNNLDQAIKDFNEAIKFNCRTIFTYFNRGCAYYYKTKTDNAILDFSEAVKIEAKTNEERHARGSAAILLVELGSKNRIPKNIIADIQLILKEEKDEDLKKRAYEALKELNVDIK, encoded by the coding sequence ATGATAGTATGCCCTAAGTGTAATTTGGAAAATTCTGATGACTCTAAGCATTGTGATTGTGGCTACGATTTTGAAACAAAGACAGTATCGAATGATACGCATAATTCAAATATTATTCTAGTTGATCAATCATTTATAGATTTAAAAAGTCAGATATTTTTACTTTTCCCAATATGTTTAATATTAAGCGAGTTACTCGTGGATGTAACCTTTGCTAGGGGTCTTCAAATGATTGGTTCCTTAATGTGGTTAATAACTTTAGGTTTTGACGTAAAGGAAATTAACTTAGCAAGAGAGCAGCGTGGACAAAGTAAGTTAATTAACGGCGTGGTATTAATATTTGGAGGGTGGCTCTTATTCTTTATAACTTACCCCTTATGGTTATTTGCACGAGCTAAATATTTTAGCATAGGTAAAATTACCGCAATAAGTGGCACGATATTAATGCTTGTATTTATTGCTATGCTGGGTATTCCCCGATGGATGCATAAAGGGGGGGAGCTTTCAATGGAAGATCGAGATGCATTTAAAACAATAATGCTTTCTGTATTGCAAAATGAAAATGGGTTAACTCAAAAAATACACAAGGATTTTTGGAGTATAATGGATAAGAATATGGCTAAAAATGGCGAATTGAGTAAGGACCAAATGAAATTTATGCGGGAATCTGTAGTTGGGTTAGTATCAACCTATCAAAAATATTTTTGGGAGGATGCTCTCCAATCACTCAAAAATAGTAGTCCCTATAAAAGTAAAGATAGGGGGAATTATGAGGATTATTTATTAAAAAATAAGCTAGCAAATGCAGAGCGAATAAAGAGAAATAACGATCTAATGCAACTGATTGTTGATCGCGTCCCAGTCTCTTTCTCACCAACAGAACAAAAAATAGTCGTTACGGAGGAAATGGCAAAAACGCTTTTAAATAATCTGGATGGTTCGACAAGGAGGCTGGATAATTTATTTAATAGGAATTATTCCAAGTTTGAACAAGAAGTGAAGAATCCCACTGAAACTGAAGCATTAGCAAGCTCGCTTGAGATTATGACGCAAGCGTCTACGTTTTTTAATTCAAATGATTATAAAAAAGCATCTGAATTATATGAAAAGGCGATTCTTCTGTACCCTAACAATGAGTTAGCATATGTACTTCTTGGGAAATGTTATGCTGAATTAGGGGATCGTGAAAAAGCCAAAAAATCATATGAAAAGGCGCTTGTTATAAACCCTCTTTACCCCGCAACATATCTAAATCTTGGAACTCTTTATTATGATGCAAGGGATACCGAAAAAGCAATCTATTACTGGAATAAAACAGTGCAAATAGATGCTGATTTTGTTTCAGCATATAAAAACTTGAGTATTCTTTATGCCGAAATGGGTGATTATAACAAACTAATAGATATTTATAAAAATATTGTTCGCATTGAACCAAATAATTTTGAGGAATATAATAAATACGGTATCGTTTGCGATAAAGTAGGCGATTCAGGCCAAGCTATTACTTGTTACAATGAATCAATTAGGCTTAACCCTAAATATGGTTTTGCATATGGAAATAGAGGCTTAGCTTATTATAACAAAAACAATCTTGATCAGGCGATAAAAGATTTTAACGAAGCAATAAAATTTAACTGTAGAACTATTTTTACGTATTTTAATCGGGGGTGTGCTTATTACTATAAAACGAAAACAGATAATGCAATCCTGGATTTTTCTGAAGCAGTTAAAATTGAAGCTAAAACAAATGAAGAAAGGCATGCTCGAGGATCTGCCGCAATATTATTAGTAGAACTTGGATCGAAAAACAGGATTCCTAAAAATATAATTGCTGATATACAGCTTATTCTGAAAGAAGAAAAGGATGAAGACTTGAAAAAGCGCGCATATGAGGCACTGAAAGAGTTAAATGTTGATATAAAATAA
- a CDS encoding HD domain-containing phosphohydrolase, whose amino-acid sequence MSSHDQKLNTILSRVNQCSTQESLTDTCEYVVACLEASACIFFAYDEPAGELFTYYISNKTGVLPPGEPKVNIKNGMAGWVIQNLKILILDETSDDSRYNEELRNLGLLNKGRVTIMTLPVTLAGHLIGVLDIISQGRRRYVQSDFDELHNFLNLMAMSVSKENNALAKLAEVCIRFLEERDRGTHGHSLRVANLCRIIADELGLPENQKRELYLAAILHDIGKVTLKDNLLYNEQQLTRFELQIVRMHPIIGYNILCGVNKGIAKIIRSHHEYYNGSGYPDGLKGDDIPLISRIMVLADAVDAMVSDRPYRRGMPIDDVIKEVKNQSGSQFDPKIVDVFLEAYRKGKLNI is encoded by the coding sequence ATGAGTTCTCACGACCAGAAATTAAATACGATACTTTCCCGTGTGAATCAGTGTTCGACGCAGGAATCATTGACCGATACCTGTGAATACGTGGTTGCTTGTCTAGAGGCGTCAGCTTGCATTTTCTTCGCGTATGATGAGCCGGCCGGCGAACTTTTTACATATTACATATCCAATAAAACAGGAGTTCTTCCTCCCGGGGAACCTAAAGTCAATATCAAAAACGGCATGGCAGGTTGGGTGATACAGAACCTTAAGATATTAATACTTGATGAAACATCCGATGATAGCCGCTATAACGAAGAGCTCCGTAATTTAGGACTTTTGAATAAAGGGCGCGTGACTATAATGACCTTGCCGGTGACTCTGGCCGGGCATCTAATCGGGGTGCTGGACATCATCAGCCAGGGCCGGCGCAGGTATGTGCAATCCGATTTTGATGAATTGCATAATTTTCTCAACCTGATGGCTATGTCGGTAAGCAAGGAGAATAACGCTTTAGCTAAGCTGGCTGAAGTATGTATTCGTTTTCTTGAAGAGCGTGACCGCGGGACCCATGGTCATTCACTCCGGGTAGCCAACTTATGCAGAATCATTGCCGACGAACTCGGTCTGCCCGAAAACCAGAAGCGGGAATTGTACCTGGCCGCGATTCTTCACGATATCGGTAAGGTTACGCTAAAGGACAACCTGTTGTATAACGAACAGCAATTGACCAGATTTGAACTGCAGATTGTCCGGATGCATCCGATAATTGGTTATAATATTCTCTGCGGGGTCAATAAGGGTATTGCTAAAATTATTCGTTCGCACCATGAATATTACAATGGCAGCGGCTATCCGGACGGTCTTAAGGGCGACGATATACCGTTGATTTCCCGTATTATGGTACTGGCTGATGCGGTTGATGCTATGGTCAGCGACCGTCCTTACCGGCGTGGTATGCCTATTGACGACGTTATCAAAGAAGTCAAAAACCAGTCAGGCAGCCAATTTGACCCGAAAATAGTGGATGTTTTTCTTGAAGCATACCGCAAAGGGAAATTAAATATATAG
- a CDS encoding O-antigen ligase family protein encodes MRSKLSIFCDKFIEAGWLAGIILTPLFMNIYTHRMFEPDKASLLRSISLLMLAFYLIKRMEGLIRGKDKPAVTESTPEAKSGWRLSLFFPVIFFVSSYTLSCITSSTRYASIWGSYDRLQGLYTLSAYIIIFFLAAAHIKTSRQVERIFTAVILTAIPITIYGLIQKMGWDPVPWQQMDPTTRISATMGNPIFLAAYLIMVAPLALARLAKAIYKLDVVGISFYAVLYLSLGLATLLSGSRGPMLGLITGTVIFIFLYSWKEQVRWLFRTIIFTMVGGAIFLFVFNLPHIVSWEKIPAGKSVQPVWEKSFGKMRNIPYFGRLGFVMEHKSGTGRVRMILWKGVMQLIIESPFRFIVGHGPESLATVYYRYHSMELSKFEGSAVHADRSHNVILDSWVTQGVIGLIAYLFLISSIIFLGLRALKRGAPPGNNSGNQRWNDLLIIGLVAAIASHVVETVFGIPIVSTNTHFWVYAAALFILVRLKDGTITEPKDSPEPESKIPEFNWAYYVFWTYVGFTLMMEMILVLLYWPNENTDTNAFIQGTYIWLGVGLLLGTFAVKSVEKSGDRLMKAGNSLIYLLILAGTMVIIVQSNYNPIAADGFYKFCFSYDGGAENLLRNPPKGVSREEVLKKAFETRLMSVPFYINALRLAPDEKAYLNGAGRNFLELSKLRQTLPENSPYRRKDERNKLSGPPAIKDLLKLGEVQDFVRFTERDYFMCSAACIEEAYNIEPNNYERILGMVRIYRFWGQMDRDEKKLIQALDYCRDASKVAPLIDTPHRELRDILSTIERMHAGH; translated from the coding sequence ATGAGAAGCAAGCTGAGTATATTCTGCGATAAGTTCATCGAGGCGGGCTGGCTGGCCGGCATTATCCTAACCCCCCTCTTTATGAACATCTACACGCACCGGATGTTCGAACCGGATAAGGCCTCGCTCTTGCGCTCCATCTCCCTGCTGATGCTGGCCTTTTACCTGATTAAGCGGATGGAAGGCCTCATCCGGGGCAAGGACAAGCCGGCCGTAACCGAATCCACGCCTGAGGCTAAATCCGGCTGGCGGTTGTCACTGTTTTTCCCGGTGATATTTTTCGTGTCTTCTTACACCCTATCGTGCATCACCTCGTCCACCCGCTACGCCAGTATCTGGGGCAGTTATGACCGTCTCCAGGGCTTATACACCCTTTCGGCTTACATTATAATCTTCTTCCTGGCCGCGGCGCATATCAAGACCAGCCGGCAGGTGGAGCGGATATTCACGGCGGTCATCCTGACGGCCATCCCGATAACGATTTACGGGCTAATCCAGAAGATGGGCTGGGACCCGGTGCCCTGGCAGCAGATGGACCCAACCACGCGCATATCAGCGACTATGGGCAACCCGATTTTCCTGGCGGCTTACCTGATTATGGTGGCGCCGCTGGCGCTGGCCCGGCTGGCCAAGGCCATCTATAAATTGGATGTCGTAGGCATAAGTTTTTATGCCGTTCTGTACCTGTCACTGGGGCTGGCTACGCTCCTGTCCGGAAGCCGCGGCCCGATGCTGGGCTTGATTACCGGCACGGTAATTTTCATATTCCTCTATTCCTGGAAGGAACAGGTCCGCTGGCTGTTCCGAACCATAATATTCACTATGGTTGGTGGCGCCATATTCCTGTTCGTCTTTAACCTGCCACATATCGTCTCGTGGGAAAAGATTCCGGCCGGCAAGTCCGTCCAGCCGGTCTGGGAAAAGAGTTTCGGTAAGATGCGCAATATCCCCTACTTCGGACGTCTGGGCTTTGTCATGGAGCACAAGAGCGGCACCGGCCGGGTGAGGATGATCCTGTGGAAGGGCGTGATGCAGTTAATCATCGAGTCACCGTTCAGGTTCATCGTCGGGCACGGGCCGGAATCTCTGGCCACGGTCTATTACCGCTATCATTCAATGGAGCTATCCAAGTTCGAAGGCTCAGCCGTGCACGCGGACCGCTCGCATAACGTCATCCTTGATTCCTGGGTGACCCAGGGCGTCATCGGGTTGATTGCCTACCTGTTCTTGATTTCCAGCATCATCTTCCTGGGACTGCGCGCCTTGAAACGCGGTGCGCCGCCCGGCAACAATAGCGGCAACCAGCGCTGGAATGATTTGCTCATAATCGGACTGGTCGCGGCCATTGCTTCGCACGTGGTGGAAACTGTTTTCGGCATCCCGATTGTCTCGACCAACACCCATTTCTGGGTCTACGCCGCGGCGCTGTTTATCCTGGTCCGGTTGAAGGATGGAACCATTACCGAGCCCAAGGACAGCCCGGAACCGGAATCAAAGATACCGGAATTCAACTGGGCTTATTATGTTTTCTGGACCTATGTGGGATTTACCCTGATGATGGAAATGATCCTGGTCCTTCTTTACTGGCCCAACGAGAACACCGATACCAACGCCTTTATCCAGGGAACTTACATCTGGCTGGGTGTCGGACTGCTGCTGGGCACGTTTGCCGTCAAATCGGTTGAGAAATCCGGCGACCGGCTGATGAAGGCCGGCAACAGCCTGATTTACCTGCTGATACTGGCCGGCACGATGGTTATTATCGTCCAAAGCAATTATAACCCCATCGCCGCGGACGGCTTTTACAAGTTCTGTTTCAGCTATGACGGCGGCGCGGAAAACCTGCTGCGCAACCCGCCAAAAGGCGTCAGCCGCGAGGAGGTGCTCAAGAAGGCATTCGAGACCCGGCTGATGAGCGTGCCGTTCTACATCAACGCCCTGCGCCTGGCGCCGGATGAAAAGGCATACCTTAACGGCGCCGGCCGTAATTTCCTGGAACTGTCCAAGCTCAGGCAAACATTGCCAGAAAATTCGCCTTACCGGAGAAAAGACGAACGCAATAAACTATCCGGCCCCCCGGCCATCAAGGATTTGCTCAAACTGGGCGAAGTGCAGGATTTCGTCAGGTTTACGGAGCGTGATTACTTTATGTGCAGCGCCGCCTGCATCGAGGAAGCCTATAATATCGAACCGAATAATTACGAGCGCATCCTGGGCATGGTCCGGATATACCGGTTCTGGGGACAAATGGACCGGGATGAAAAGAAACTAATCCAGGCGCTGGATTATTGCCGCGACGCATCCAAAGTGGCGCCGCTCATAGATACCCCGCACCGGGAATTACGTGATATTTTGAGCACCATCGAACGTATGCACGCCGGACATTAG
- a CDS encoding shikimate kinase has protein sequence MNIVLIGFRGVGKTSAGKLLAEQLGMEFIDADDIIESRAACPIGTFFLTKTDSAFRLVESDAINELSKLDAKIIATGGGAITKYKNVRNLKRHGLIILLEADLETIYKRIQMDDLVLKRRPGLTGQDLYNELKNLINVRAHYYHGAADMIVDTCDKPLRIVVDEIIHLLKQKGYLDE, from the coding sequence ATGAATATCGTGCTCATCGGGTTTCGGGGCGTGGGTAAAACCAGCGCGGGCAAGCTTTTAGCCGAACAGCTGGGCATGGAGTTTATCGATGCCGACGATATTATAGAATCACGGGCCGCCTGTCCGATAGGCACCTTTTTCCTGACTAAAACAGATTCCGCATTCCGGCTGGTAGAATCCGACGCGATTAATGAACTTTCCAAGCTTGATGCCAAAATCATCGCCACCGGCGGAGGAGCCATAACAAAATACAAGAATGTCCGCAACCTCAAACGCCACGGGCTGATAATACTGCTGGAAGCCGACCTGGAAACCATATATAAACGCATACAAATGGATGATCTGGTGCTTAAGCGCCGGCCCGGGCTGACCGGGCAGGATCTTTATAACGAGCTCAAAAATCTGATTAATGTCCGCGCTCATTATTACCACGGCGCGGCTGATATGATTGTTGATACTTGTGATAAGCCCTTAAGAATAGTCGTTGATGAAATTATACACCTGTTAAAACAAAAAGGATATCTGGACGAATAA
- a CDS encoding Zn-ribbon domain-containing OB-fold protein: MKKKKAVIKTGNKEMIKLEGTGLKNEDFSNGKVFVTKWAPEASYQWDSGIAIGHYLEGLKNGVLLGRHCRHCNRIVIPPRMFCEWCFKPTSKWVPLSDTGKVNTFSLCYIAWNMERLKEPQIPAVIEIDGASDGFGIMHLLGEVVPKKVSVGMRVKAVWKEPHERQGAITDIKYFRPI; this comes from the coding sequence ATGAAGAAGAAAAAAGCCGTGATTAAAACGGGCAACAAAGAAATGATCAAGCTTGAAGGTACCGGACTTAAAAACGAGGATTTCTCCAATGGTAAAGTATTCGTCACCAAATGGGCGCCTGAAGCTAGTTACCAGTGGGATTCCGGAATCGCCATCGGTCATTATCTTGAAGGATTAAAAAACGGTGTTTTACTGGGAAGGCACTGCCGCCATTGCAACCGCATCGTGATACCACCACGGATGTTCTGCGAGTGGTGTTTCAAGCCGACTTCAAAATGGGTGCCGCTTTCGGATACCGGTAAAGTCAATACTTTTTCTTTGTGTTATATCGCCTGGAATATGGAACGGCTTAAAGAACCACAGATTCCAGCCGTAATAGAAATCGACGGTGCCAGCGACGGATTTGGGATAATGCATCTTCTGGGTGAAGTTGTCCCCAAAAAAGTCAGTGTCGGCATGCGGGTCAAGGCTGTTTGGAAGGAACCGCATGAACGCCAGGGGGCCATTACCGATATTAAATACTTCAGACCCATTTAA
- a CDS encoding YbaB/EbfC family nucleoid-associated protein, translated as MFGNKGGMDIGKLLKEAGGFQKEMARVQAELNERVVEGTAGGGIVKAYVNGGLELLSVKIAPEAVNPKEVDILEDLVTAATKQAFQKANDMVKEEMKKITPAGLPGMF; from the coding sequence ATGTTCGGTAATAAAGGCGGAATGGATATCGGAAAGCTCCTTAAGGAGGCGGGCGGTTTCCAGAAGGAAATGGCCCGGGTCCAGGCGGAGCTGAATGAACGCGTGGTCGAGGGCACGGCCGGCGGCGGGATTGTCAAGGCCTATGTCAATGGCGGGCTGGAGCTGCTGAGCGTTAAAATCGCGCCGGAAGCCGTTAATCCAAAGGAAGTAGATATCCTTGAGGACCTGGTGACCGCGGCCACCAAGCAGGCTTTCCAGAAGGCCAATGATATGGTTAAGGAAGAGATGAAGAAGATTACACCGGCCGGTTTGCCGGGTATGTTTTGA
- a CDS encoding DUF6804 family protein → MGFVIARIVAIALLFWALDKHPYDYYTMLRLVVCGVTAYGVFFASENKKIGWAWGFGIIAVLFNPIIPVHLDKDTWALIDVMAAIILTVSLFMVRKQKTKREENEENI, encoded by the coding sequence ATGGGATTTGTAATTGCACGTATTGTAGCGATTGCCTTGCTCTTTTGGGCGTTGGATAAGCATCCGTATGATTATTATACCATGCTTAGATTGGTAGTTTGCGGAGTTACTGCTTATGGGGTATTCTTTGCTTCTGAAAATAAAAAAATAGGTTGGGCTTGGGGCTTTGGTATTATAGCTGTTTTATTTAACCCTATAATCCCGGTTCATTTGGATAAAGACACTTGGGCTCTTATTGATGTTATGGCTGCTATTATTCTAACCGTGTCACTTTTTATGGTGCGGAAGCAAAAAACGAAGCGCGAAGAGAATGAGGAGAATATTTAA